From a region of the Agromyces ramosus genome:
- a CDS encoding cytochrome b/b6 domain-containing protein, producing MAAHMPTARRGLPRQRGGGAWPPVGEAPDDLVAAPAEPLASAEAPVATAAAPSVAAAPVVVAPASHARLRSGLPRATGGPPWPEAGEAPRAADPEVTDAAAVAPPASVGESRQLPAAPQPAAPQPAPAAARAAASVSAVRRGLPRVAAGEPWPSPSPVVPVAVSTAAPAPVVASVPAAPVPATAVPPAPAPPIAPPPAPSAAAPPAAVPPAPVPTAAASAPAASATQASATTASGWKRYGTLTPRQWVGASVVGILAIIGAATIVVQLTRWFLGLDFMQDFLATYPGEVHLPEGAPVGLPAWLGWQHFFNAFLIVLIIRSGLQMRTEKRPVAFWTPRWSKLGRKISLNLWFHQALDVLWLVNGVIFVVLLFATGQWMRVVPTSWEYLPNAVSAGLQYLSLDWPLENGWVNYNSLQVLAYFATIFIAAPLAVATGVRMSGVWPKNAATLTRVYPVEWARAVHFPVMLYFVAFIVVHVVLVFTTGMLRNLNHMYAAQDADNWLGFWIFVTSLVVIAAAWVAARPTVLAPIAGVFGKVGR from the coding sequence GTGGCCGCCCACATGCCGACCGCGCGCCGCGGCCTTCCTCGCCAACGCGGGGGTGGCGCCTGGCCTCCGGTCGGCGAGGCGCCCGACGACCTCGTCGCCGCGCCGGCAGAGCCCCTCGCGTCGGCTGAAGCACCGGTTGCAACGGCAGCTGCTCCGTCGGTCGCGGCCGCTCCGGTCGTCGTCGCACCGGCATCGCACGCTCGCCTTCGAAGCGGGCTTCCGCGGGCGACGGGCGGTCCGCCGTGGCCGGAGGCCGGCGAGGCGCCTCGCGCGGCGGACCCCGAGGTGACGGATGCCGCGGCCGTCGCTCCACCGGCGAGTGTCGGCGAGTCGAGGCAACTGCCGGCCGCTCCTCAGCCTGCCGCACCACAGCCCGCCCCCGCCGCTGCGCGCGCGGCGGCATCCGTCAGTGCGGTACGTCGCGGCCTGCCGCGAGTCGCCGCGGGAGAGCCGTGGCCGTCGCCATCGCCGGTCGTGCCGGTCGCAGTATCCACGGCCGCCCCCGCGCCGGTCGTCGCCTCGGTACCGGCGGCTCCAGTTCCCGCGACCGCCGTCCCCCCGGCGCCGGCACCTCCCATCGCCCCACCACCCGCGCCTTCCGCAGCGGCACCTCCCGCAGCAGTACCTCCCGCCCCGGTCCCTACCGCCGCGGCGTCGGCGCCCGCGGCGTCCGCGACCCAGGCGAGCGCCACCACGGCCTCCGGTTGGAAGCGATACGGCACGCTCACGCCGAGGCAGTGGGTCGGCGCATCCGTTGTCGGCATCCTCGCGATCATCGGCGCCGCGACCATCGTCGTCCAGCTCACGCGGTGGTTCCTCGGGCTGGACTTCATGCAGGACTTCCTGGCGACCTATCCGGGCGAGGTGCACCTGCCCGAGGGTGCGCCGGTGGGCCTGCCGGCCTGGCTCGGCTGGCAGCACTTCTTCAACGCCTTCCTCATCGTGCTCATCATCCGCTCGGGGCTGCAGATGCGCACCGAGAAGCGACCGGTCGCGTTCTGGACCCCGCGATGGTCCAAACTCGGGCGGAAGATCAGCCTGAACCTGTGGTTCCACCAGGCGCTCGACGTCCTCTGGCTGGTGAACGGCGTCATCTTCGTCGTGCTCCTGTTCGCCACCGGCCAGTGGATGCGCGTCGTGCCGACGAGCTGGGAATACCTCCCGAATGCGGTCTCGGCCGGGCTCCAGTACTTGTCGCTGGACTGGCCGCTCGAGAACGGCTGGGTCAACTACAACAGCCTCCAGGTGCTCGCATACTTCGCGACGATCTTCATCGCGGCGCCCCTCGCCGTCGCGACCGGCGTGCGCATGTCGGGGGTCTGGCCGAAGAACGCGGCGACGCTCACCCGGGTCTACCCCGTCGAGTGGGCACGCGCCGTGCACTTCCCGGTGATGCTGTACTTCGTCGCCTTCATCGTGGTGCACGTCGTGTTGGTCTTCACGACCGGGATGCTTCGCAACCTGAACCACATGTACGCGGCGCAAGACGCCGACAACTGGCTGGGCTTCTGGATCTTCGTCACCTCACTCGTGGTGATCGCGGCGGCGTGGGTCGCGGCTCGACCGACGGTGCTTGCCCCGATCGCGGGAGTGTTCGGCAAGGTCGGTCGGTAG
- a CDS encoding acetyl/propionyl/methylcrotonyl-CoA carboxylase subunit alpha, translating to MSPPDRPSTPSPHAAPPRPFDRVLVANRGEIAVRVIRTLRRLGIRSIAVYSDADADAPHVRLADEAVRIGPAPATESYLDPERIIAAALETGAEAVHPGYGFLSEHAGFARACRDAGLAFVGPGIEALDVMGDKIRAKQHVEASGVPTVPGVADPTLDDAALLVAADPVGFPVLVKPSAGGGGKGMQIARDAGELAAALPAARRIALAAFGDDTLLIERLIERPRHIEVQVLADAHGTVVHLGERECSLQRRHQKVIEESPSPLLDAATRSRIGQAACDAARSVDYLGAGTVEFLVSDVAPDEFFFIEMNTRLQVEHPVTELVTGVDLVEQQLRIAAGERLAFAQDEIQLRGHAIEARVYAETPHRGFLPSTGSVLAWRAPAGEGVRVDAGIDEGLEITAHYDPMIAKVITYGSDRAQALDRLDRALADTVVLGVDTNIAFLRRLLADPAVRSGDLDTGLIDRMPELDHADLSPSLVEAAARRLASDEAADRLASAAIGPRAWQSAMGWRPGSARPTEVLLAPRDHPHDVRSVVAEPDGTQPARRPDDTVSRVGDDGSVWVHRDGESAAFVRIDRRAHAEHRRAATERGGALAADPELRAPMPGTVTAVFAVDGDAVEEGDAIVAIEAMKMEHRVVAALDGTVRLSVAVGDLVSRDQAVARIEPHPLASESDSTDGPHEGAVAHASHQE from the coding sequence ATGAGCCCGCCCGATCGTCCATCGACGCCGAGCCCGCACGCCGCGCCGCCGCGGCCCTTCGACCGAGTGCTCGTCGCCAACCGCGGCGAGATCGCCGTTCGGGTCATCCGAACGCTGCGCCGCCTCGGCATCCGCTCGATCGCCGTCTACTCCGACGCCGACGCCGACGCGCCGCACGTGCGGCTCGCCGACGAGGCGGTGCGAATCGGGCCGGCGCCCGCGACCGAGAGCTACCTCGACCCCGAGCGCATCATCGCCGCCGCCCTCGAGACCGGCGCCGAGGCCGTGCACCCGGGCTATGGATTCCTCTCAGAGCATGCCGGCTTCGCCCGGGCGTGCCGCGATGCGGGGTTGGCGTTCGTCGGGCCCGGCATCGAGGCGCTCGACGTCATGGGCGACAAGATCCGTGCCAAGCAGCACGTCGAGGCGTCGGGTGTGCCGACGGTGCCGGGCGTCGCCGACCCGACGCTCGACGATGCCGCGCTCCTCGTGGCGGCCGACCCCGTCGGCTTCCCCGTGCTCGTGAAGCCGTCGGCGGGCGGCGGCGGCAAGGGCATGCAGATCGCCCGCGATGCCGGCGAACTCGCCGCAGCACTGCCCGCGGCGCGCCGCATCGCGCTTGCGGCCTTCGGCGACGACACGCTGCTGATCGAGCGGCTCATCGAGCGCCCCCGACACATCGAGGTGCAGGTGCTCGCCGACGCACACGGCACCGTCGTGCACCTCGGAGAGCGCGAATGCTCCCTGCAGCGACGGCACCAGAAGGTCATCGAGGAGTCGCCGTCACCGCTGCTCGATGCCGCGACGCGGTCGCGGATCGGGCAGGCTGCGTGCGACGCCGCCCGAAGCGTCGACTACCTGGGTGCGGGCACGGTCGAGTTCCTCGTGTCGGATGTCGCGCCCGATGAGTTCTTCTTCATCGAGATGAACACCCGGCTCCAGGTCGAGCACCCCGTGACGGAGCTCGTCACCGGTGTCGACCTCGTGGAGCAGCAGCTTCGCATCGCCGCGGGCGAGCGGCTCGCCTTCGCGCAGGACGAGATCCAGCTGCGCGGGCACGCGATCGAGGCCCGCGTCTATGCCGAGACCCCGCACCGCGGCTTCCTCCCGTCCACGGGTTCGGTGCTCGCCTGGCGGGCTCCGGCCGGCGAGGGCGTGCGAGTCGACGCGGGCATCGACGAGGGGCTCGAGATCACCGCCCACTACGATCCGATGATCGCCAAGGTGATCACGTACGGCTCCGATCGCGCTCAGGCCCTCGACCGGCTCGACCGCGCACTCGCCGACACCGTGGTACTCGGCGTCGACACGAACATCGCCTTCCTCCGACGGCTGCTCGCCGACCCCGCGGTGCGCTCGGGTGACCTCGACACCGGATTGATCGACCGGATGCCCGAGCTCGATCACGCCGACCTGTCGCCATCGCTCGTCGAGGCGGCTGCGCGCCGGCTCGCGAGTGACGAGGCCGCCGACCGGCTCGCGTCGGCCGCCATAGGGCCGAGAGCGTGGCAGTCGGCAATGGGCTGGCGCCCGGGGTCTGCGCGTCCCACCGAGGTGCTCCTCGCCCCGCGCGATCATCCGCACGATGTGCGGTCGGTCGTGGCGGAGCCCGACGGCACCCAGCCTGCCCGCCGCCCCGACGACACGGTTTCACGGGTCGGCGACGACGGCTCGGTCTGGGTCCACCGCGATGGCGAGTCGGCCGCATTCGTGCGCATCGACCGTCGCGCCCACGCCGAGCATCGTCGAGCCGCAACCGAACGCGGAGGCGCGCTCGCTGCCGACCCCGAGCTGCGCGCACCGATGCCGGGAACCGTCACCGCGGTGTTCGCAGTCGATGGCGACGCGGTCGAGGAGGGCGACGCCATCGTCGCCATCGAGGCGATGAAGATGGAGCACCGCGTCGTCGCCGCACTCGACGGCACCGTTCGGCTCAGCGTCGCCGTGGGCGATCTCGTGAGTCGTGACCAAGCGGTCGCACGCATCGAGCCGCACCCTCTGGCATCCGAATCCGACTCGACCGACGGCCCTCACGAGGGCGCCGTCGCACACGCATCCCACCAGGAATGA
- a CDS encoding acyl-CoA dehydrogenase family protein → MHDLSPEEQQLYDMVCEFADTVVAPQSYEADRTHTLSMDVVAQMGELGLFGLPFPEELGGQGGDYMALGLAIEALARVDQSIAITLEAAVGLGTMPIFRHGTDEQKAEHLPDLVAGRALAGFGLTESEAGSDAGATRTTAVLEGDEWVINGSKQFITNSGTPITKFVTVTAVTGERTRPDGSVSKELSTIIVPNGTPGFTVGPGYDKSGWRASDTHPLTFDDVRVPAANLLGERGRGFANFLRTLDEGRIAIAALATGVAQGCLDEALAYAKTRNVFGVPIASHQYIAFTIAQMQARVYTSRLAWHDAARRVDAGLPFKKEAAMAKLVSSDAAMLNSRDATQIFGGMGFMNESLVARHYRDSKILEIGEGTNEVQLMVIARELGLE, encoded by the coding sequence ATGCACGACCTGAGTCCCGAGGAACAGCAGCTCTACGACATGGTCTGCGAATTCGCCGACACCGTGGTCGCCCCCCAGTCGTACGAGGCCGACCGCACCCACACGTTGTCGATGGACGTCGTCGCGCAGATGGGCGAACTCGGCCTCTTCGGCCTGCCATTCCCCGAGGAGCTCGGAGGCCAGGGCGGCGACTACATGGCGCTGGGGCTCGCCATCGAGGCACTCGCCCGTGTCGACCAGTCCATCGCGATCACCCTCGAAGCGGCCGTCGGGCTGGGAACCATGCCGATCTTCCGTCACGGAACGGATGAGCAGAAGGCCGAACACCTGCCTGACCTCGTCGCCGGACGCGCGCTCGCCGGGTTCGGCCTCACGGAGTCCGAGGCCGGGTCCGATGCCGGCGCCACGCGCACGACGGCGGTGCTCGAGGGTGACGAGTGGGTCATCAACGGCTCGAAGCAGTTCATCACCAACTCGGGCACGCCGATCACCAAGTTCGTCACCGTCACGGCGGTGACCGGTGAGCGCACGCGCCCCGACGGCTCGGTGTCGAAGGAGTTGTCGACGATCATCGTCCCGAACGGCACGCCCGGCTTCACCGTCGGCCCGGGATACGACAAGTCGGGCTGGCGCGCCTCCGACACGCACCCGCTGACGTTCGACGACGTGCGGGTGCCCGCCGCCAACCTGCTCGGTGAGCGGGGCCGCGGCTTCGCCAACTTCCTGCGCACGCTCGACGAGGGGCGCATCGCGATCGCCGCGCTCGCGACGGGTGTGGCGCAGGGCTGCCTCGACGAGGCCCTCGCCTACGCGAAGACCCGCAACGTCTTCGGCGTGCCCATCGCCTCCCACCAGTACATCGCCTTCACGATCGCCCAGATGCAGGCGCGCGTGTACACCTCCCGCCTTGCGTGGCACGACGCCGCTCGGCGTGTCGACGCGGGCCTCCCGTTCAAGAAGGAGGCCGCGATGGCGAAGCTCGTCTCGAGTGACGCGGCCATGCTCAACTCGCGCGATGCCACCCAGATCTTCGGCGGCATGGGTTTCATGAACGAGAGCCTCGTCGCCAGGCACTACCGTGACTCGAAGATCCTCGAGATCGGCGAGGGCACGAACGAGGTGCAGCTCATGGTCATCGCACGTGAGCTGGGCCTCGAGTAG
- a CDS encoding electron transfer flavoprotein subunit alpha/FixB family protein, which translates to MPDYPADSILVLLETSPGGELATSAAGLLGAASLIGTPIALAVVPPGQAQALAEQAAAAGAAKVLAVETNSTQSQLTVPLVDALEAAVAAVDPHAVLVSNSIDGRDIAGRFAARTSAAIAVDAIGVSRDDEGIIAHHSVYGSAYSVDSAATFGPLVVTVRQGAIETRADARPVALEQLDVHASGAASATIDSIEPVIETSSRPELRGATRVVSGGRGLGSAEKFALVEDLADTLGAAIGASRAAVDAGYIPASHQVGQTGVSVSPQLYIALGISGAIQHRAGMQSAKNIIAVNKDPDAPIFEVADFGVVGDVFTIVPQLISALAERKR; encoded by the coding sequence ATGCCCGACTACCCCGCAGACTCGATCCTCGTGCTCCTCGAGACCTCGCCGGGCGGTGAACTCGCCACGAGCGCCGCCGGTCTCCTCGGCGCCGCCTCGCTCATCGGCACGCCCATTGCCCTCGCGGTCGTCCCGCCCGGCCAGGCGCAAGCGCTCGCCGAGCAGGCTGCCGCTGCCGGAGCAGCCAAGGTCCTCGCCGTCGAGACGAACTCGACGCAGTCCCAGCTCACGGTGCCGCTCGTCGACGCGCTCGAGGCCGCCGTCGCTGCCGTCGACCCTCACGCCGTGCTCGTCTCGAACTCGATCGACGGCCGCGACATCGCAGGCCGCTTCGCCGCCCGCACGAGCGCCGCGATCGCCGTCGACGCGATCGGCGTCTCGCGCGACGACGAGGGCATCATCGCCCACCACTCCGTCTACGGCAGTGCGTACAGCGTCGACTCCGCCGCGACCTTCGGACCGCTCGTCGTGACCGTGCGACAGGGCGCCATCGAAACGCGTGCCGACGCACGACCCGTTGCGCTCGAGCAACTCGACGTGCACGCCTCGGGCGCGGCGTCCGCCACCATCGACTCGATCGAGCCCGTGATCGAGACGTCGAGCCGCCCCGAGCTGCGGGGAGCGACGCGGGTCGTCTCGGGCGGTCGAGGCCTCGGCTCAGCCGAGAAGTTCGCACTCGTCGAGGATCTCGCCGACACGCTCGGCGCCGCCATCGGCGCATCGCGCGCCGCCGTCGACGCCGGCTACATCCCGGCGAGTCACCAGGTGGGGCAGACCGGCGTCTCGGTATCGCCGCAGTTGTACATCGCGCTCGGCATCTCGGGTGCCATCCAGCATCGCGCCGGCATGCAGTCCGCCAAGAACATCATCGCCGTGAACAAGGACCCCGACGCGCCGATCTTCGAGGTCGCCGATTTCGGCGTGGTCGGCGATGTCTTCACCATCGTGCCGCAGCTCATCAGCGCCCTCGCCGAGCGGAAGCGGTGA
- a CDS encoding HpcH/HpaI aldolase/citrate lyase family protein, producing the protein MTHPPFRFGPALLFCPADRPDRYAKALERADAVILDLEDAVAEDAKEAARAALVATPLDAERVIVRVNPASTPHLARDLAALAETEYRTVMLAKCEDTADLVALADFEVIALAETARGVLAAAEVAALPNVSALMWGAEDLVASLGGSSSRFADGTYRDVARHARSQVCLAAGGNGIAAVDAVHLEIGDTAGLRAEAEDAAALGFAATACIHPSQADIVRAAYRPDADRLEWARAVVAAAADEPGVFAFRGSMVDAPLLRQAAALLRRAGH; encoded by the coding sequence ATGACGCACCCGCCGTTCCGCTTCGGCCCCGCGCTGCTCTTCTGCCCGGCCGACCGGCCCGACCGGTACGCGAAAGCGCTCGAGCGCGCCGACGCGGTGATCCTCGATCTCGAGGATGCCGTCGCCGAGGATGCGAAGGAGGCGGCGCGTGCCGCGCTCGTCGCAACGCCCCTCGATGCCGAACGCGTGATCGTGCGTGTGAACCCCGCGTCCACGCCGCACCTCGCCCGCGACCTCGCAGCGCTCGCCGAGACCGAGTACCGCACGGTGATGCTCGCGAAATGCGAGGACACGGCCGATCTCGTCGCCCTCGCCGACTTCGAGGTCATCGCGCTCGCCGAGACCGCGCGAGGGGTGCTCGCCGCGGCCGAGGTGGCCGCCCTGCCGAACGTCTCCGCCCTCATGTGGGGCGCCGAAGACCTCGTCGCCTCCTTGGGCGGCTCGTCGAGCCGTTTCGCCGACGGCACCTACCGCGACGTCGCGAGGCATGCCAGGTCCCAGGTGTGCCTCGCGGCGGGCGGCAACGGCATCGCCGCCGTCGATGCCGTGCACCTCGAGATCGGCGATACGGCCGGCCTCCGGGCCGAGGCTGAAGACGCCGCAGCGCTGGGCTTCGCGGCAACCGCCTGCATCCACCCGTCGCAGGCCGACATCGTGCGAGCGGCGTACCGCCCCGACGCCGACCGCCTCGAGTGGGCGCGCGCGGTCGTCGCGGCTGCGGCCGACGAGCCCGGCGTGTTCGCGTTCCGCGGCTCGATGGTCGATGCGCCGCTGCTCCGCCAGGCGGCGGCGCTGCTTCGGCGCGCCGGCCACTGA
- a CDS encoding ABC transporter ATP-binding protein, with protein sequence MTTTATAAVTTRGLTKRYGSRTALHGIDLDIARGGVFGVIGPNGAGKTTTMRLLLDIIRPSGGELRVLGEEPRTGGAALRRRIGYLPGELHLASRIRGRELLAHYAHISGPVRAGVVDSLADRLGLDLARPVRSLSKGNKQKLGLIQAFMHEPELLVLDEPTSGLDPLVQQEFLRMLHEVKRRGGTVLLSSHVLSEVQQAADEVAILRAGNIVKLATVAGLREAAVRRVRVIVAEADAPALQATLERVPGVAELRVSGDLPGTVGVEATLDTHVDSFVKALAGHDLVDLTIEEPDLEQSVLAYYDDEAGVQ encoded by the coding sequence ATGACCACGACCGCAACCGCCGCCGTCACGACGCGCGGCCTCACGAAACGATACGGATCACGCACGGCGCTCCACGGCATCGACCTCGACATCGCCCGAGGCGGCGTGTTCGGCGTCATCGGGCCGAACGGCGCCGGCAAGACCACGACGATGCGCCTGCTCCTCGACATTATCCGCCCGTCGGGCGGCGAGCTGCGCGTGCTCGGCGAGGAGCCGCGCACCGGAGGGGCCGCGTTGCGGCGCCGCATCGGGTACCTGCCCGGTGAGCTGCACCTCGCGAGCCGCATCCGGGGCCGCGAGCTGCTCGCGCACTATGCGCACATCTCCGGGCCGGTGCGCGCCGGCGTCGTCGACTCGCTCGCCGATCGACTCGGCCTCGATCTCGCACGGCCCGTCCGCAGCCTCTCGAAGGGGAACAAGCAGAAGCTCGGCCTGATCCAGGCGTTCATGCACGAGCCCGAGCTGCTCGTGCTCGATGAGCCGACGAGTGGGCTCGACCCCCTCGTGCAGCAGGAGTTCCTTCGCATGCTGCACGAGGTGAAGCGGCGCGGCGGCACCGTCCTCCTGAGCTCGCACGTGCTGAGCGAGGTGCAGCAGGCGGCCGACGAGGTCGCCATCCTCCGCGCCGGCAACATCGTGAAGCTCGCGACGGTCGCCGGCCTCCGCGAGGCGGCGGTGCGCCGGGTGCGGGTGATCGTCGCCGAGGCCGATGCTCCCGCACTCCAGGCGACGCTCGAACGCGTGCCGGGCGTGGCGGAGCTGCGCGTCTCAGGCGACCTGCCGGGCACGGTCGGCGTCGAGGCCACCCTCGACACGCATGTCGACTCGTTCGTCAAGGCGCTCGCCGGGCACGACCTCGTCGATCTGACCATCGAGGAGCCTGACCTCGAGCAGTCCGTCCTCGCCTACTACGACGACGAGGCGGGCGTGCAATGA
- a CDS encoding ABC transporter permease subunit — translation MNRVLPLFRRTLADSWRGLAGWTAGVVATLLLYLPIYPSFGGNGQMQELVESLPPELVRTIGYDQISTGAGYAQSTFFGLVGFVLLTIAAVGWGTGAIANDEENGQLELTLAHGVTRGQVLAERSAAVLVKLAWLALVAVVTVLALNEPSELGIEVGPLVATSAALVGLSFLSAAAAIAVGAIAGRRSWALGAGAGIAVYGYVMNALSNQSDDLDGLHDWSPYAWAFGSEPLTNGWDWRIWLLYAVAAVLLVIGWIVFRRRDVAV, via the coding sequence ATGAACCGGGTGCTTCCCCTCTTCCGCCGCACTCTCGCGGACTCCTGGCGCGGACTCGCCGGCTGGACCGCCGGCGTCGTCGCGACGTTGTTGCTCTACCTGCCGATCTACCCGTCGTTCGGCGGCAACGGCCAGATGCAGGAGCTGGTCGAGTCGCTTCCGCCTGAGCTCGTGCGCACCATCGGCTACGACCAGATCAGCACCGGCGCCGGCTACGCCCAGTCGACGTTCTTCGGCCTGGTCGGGTTCGTGCTGCTCACGATCGCCGCGGTCGGCTGGGGCACCGGCGCGATCGCGAACGACGAGGAGAACGGACAGCTCGAGCTCACCCTCGCGCACGGCGTGACGCGTGGCCAGGTGCTCGCGGAACGCAGCGCCGCAGTGCTCGTGAAGCTCGCCTGGCTCGCCCTCGTCGCCGTCGTGACGGTGCTCGCGCTGAACGAGCCGTCGGAGCTCGGCATCGAGGTCGGGCCGCTGGTCGCGACCTCAGCCGCGCTCGTCGGCCTGAGCTTCCTCTCGGCGGCGGCCGCGATCGCCGTCGGCGCCATCGCCGGCCGGCGCAGCTGGGCCCTCGGGGCCGGCGCGGGCATCGCGGTCTACGGCTACGTCATGAACGCCCTCTCGAACCAGAGCGACGACCTCGATGGCCTGCACGACTGGTCGCCGTATGCCTGGGCGTTCGGTTCCGAGCCGCTGACCAACGGCTGGGACTGGCGGATCTGGCTGCTCTACGCCGTTGCGGCGGTGCTCCTCGTGATCGGCTGGATCGTGTTCCGGCGCCGCGACGTCGCCGTCTGA
- a CDS encoding MaoC family dehydratase, which produces MTDVPMREVVQRGLWFEEFEEGVRYLHRPGRTVTEADNVLFTTLTMNPQPLHLDAAWSADQPFGQRLVNSLFTLSTLVGQSVSQLTQGTLVANLGFGAVAFPHPVFVGDTLYGESVVESKRLSSSRPGEGVVSLAHTARNQDGVVVATASRTMLVWTREAGERAAAAGGAGREEADG; this is translated from the coding sequence ATGACGGATGTCCCGATGCGCGAGGTCGTGCAACGCGGCCTCTGGTTCGAGGAGTTCGAGGAGGGCGTGCGCTACCTGCATCGTCCAGGTCGCACGGTCACTGAGGCCGACAACGTCCTGTTCACCACGCTCACCATGAATCCGCAGCCGCTCCACCTCGACGCGGCATGGTCGGCCGACCAGCCGTTCGGCCAGCGGCTCGTGAACTCGCTGTTCACGCTCTCCACGCTCGTGGGGCAGTCCGTCAGCCAGCTCACGCAGGGCACCCTCGTGGCGAACCTCGGATTCGGCGCGGTCGCGTTCCCGCACCCGGTCTTCGTCGGCGACACGCTCTACGGCGAGAGTGTCGTGGAGTCGAAACGGCTCTCGTCGTCGCGTCCCGGCGAGGGCGTCGTCTCGCTGGCCCACACGGCGCGCAACCAAGATGGCGTGGTGGTCGCCACGGCGTCCCGCACGATGCTCGTGTGGACGCGCGAGGCGGGCGAACGGGCCGCGGCCGCTGGTGGAGCCGGCCGCGAGGAGGCCGACGGATGA
- a CDS encoding TetR family transcriptional regulator gives MRSTRSTDLTANARIRDAAIARFGTHGYDGTSVRDIARDAGVSPGLVIHHFGSKDGLRQACDEWLVRELVSEKGLTEGPAIAETMRGWLDDPSRFHPFIEYFATMLAAGGEGGNRLFDLLLRETAAMLEHGVDTGAMHPSDDPEMRAVMITLNGLAPLLLREQVARVLGVPLDSSAGVRRMTLPSLELYTHGLYTDTTVLDAARAALEGTIATGETMRSDKGPGNPNQDPDPPRTD, from the coding sequence ATGCGTTCAACCCGCTCCACCGACCTCACGGCGAACGCCCGCATCCGCGACGCCGCGATCGCCCGATTCGGCACGCACGGCTACGACGGCACGTCGGTTCGCGACATCGCGCGCGACGCCGGGGTGAGCCCAGGCCTCGTCATCCACCACTTCGGCTCGAAAGACGGACTGCGCCAGGCGTGCGACGAGTGGCTCGTCCGCGAGCTGGTGAGCGAGAAGGGGCTGACGGAGGGGCCGGCGATCGCGGAGACGATGCGCGGCTGGCTCGATGACCCGAGCCGTTTCCATCCGTTCATCGAGTACTTCGCGACCATGCTGGCGGCGGGCGGCGAGGGCGGCAACCGGCTCTTCGACCTGCTGCTCCGCGAGACGGCCGCCATGCTCGAGCACGGCGTCGACACCGGCGCGATGCATCCAAGCGACGACCCCGAGATGCGCGCCGTCATGATCACGCTCAACGGCCTCGCGCCGCTCCTCCTCCGCGAGCAGGTCGCGCGGGTGCTCGGCGTGCCGCTCGACAGCTCGGCGGGCGTGCGCCGAATGACCCTGCCGTCGCTCGAGCTCTACACCCACGGCCTCTACACCGACACGACCGTGCTCGACGCCGCCCGTGCGGCCCTCGAGGGCACCATCGCCACCGGCGAGACCATGCGTTCCGACAAGGGACCCGGCAACCCGAACCAGGACCCCGATCCCCCGCGCACCGACTGA